In Capricornis sumatraensis isolate serow.1 chromosome 2, serow.2, whole genome shotgun sequence, the DNA window actgaagtggcttgccattcccttctccagtggaccatgttctgtcagacctcttcaccatgacccgcctatcttgggttgccccacaggcatagcttggtttcactgagttagacaaggctgtggtcctagtgtgattagattgactagttttctgtgagtatggtttcagtgtgtctcccctctgatgccctcttgcaacacctaccatcttacttgggtttctcttaccttggacgtgggggtatctcttcacggctgcttaTCAGTCCCATATAAATGCATTTGAGAATCAGAgattttgttcctttattttagaaatcagttAGGCATACATGTGTGCTGAgacacttcagtagtgtccaactctttgtgaccctacagactgtggcctgccaggctcctctgtctgtgaattctccaggcaagattactggagtgggttgccatgccctcctccaggggatcttcccaacccagggaccaaacctgagtctctttatgtctcctgcactggcaggtgggttctttaccattagcgccatctGTGAAGCCCCATTTAGGCATAAGGAAGCTACAAAACCATGAGTCAAGAAAGTTGGTTTGGGGACAAGGCATGTTGGAGAAAGTGACTAAGAAATCACTGCCACACATACCTCGTGATGGTCAGATATGGCAGACCGATACCACTGCTACAGTAATTTCAGACCACTTGACTTTATCTCATTTCTAAATACTAACCCTGCCATCATTAATGGCTTTATTGATCTTTTGTTCCTGCTCTGagaaattctgaagaaaaaagTGCTGAAAGACAAAGTAGTAGTTAGATTAAGAATATGAATAAAAACCATATCTTCTCATATAAATGAAAGTTAACTACAAGATAAATTAGATTTATTGGTCCTTTTATTTATaactccagtcccaaagaaaagctacacttccttaaaaagaaaaattgtttagTCAATGTAGGAATTTGGGGAGCTATTCTCTAAGGATAGAAACTCTGTTTCTTGGTCTCCATGAATGAAGTTCATTTTTTACAGATTTATTATCTACTAGTTTCATGATACATTGATTTATAATAATAGTATAATATCTGGGAAAAAATGCTAATTCCTAGGAAACAAAAATCACCAGCTGAATTCTAAAATGTCTTTGACTAAGTTatatataactttaatttttttatcctaACAGCTTAAAATGCATTGGTCCTGGTGTAATAATGAACAGATATGAATGGTGAGTTATAGCATTTCAAGAACTATAGCTGGAAAAAGACCACCTGACCATCAATTTAGAAAGCCATAAATGACATATCATACTAATTATCTCTATTAATGGCCTAGTTAATTACACCACTCATGGACACATTTCCTTCAGTGAGAAAAGAGGATAGCATATACCTGCATATTGcaacagagaaagcaatggcaccccactccagtactcttgcctggcaaatcccatggacggaggagcctggtaggctgcagtccatggggtcgctaggagtcggacacgactgaagcgacttagcagcagcagcagcagcatattgcaaaaatcactgaagacagtTTGTGAAAATACTGAAACTGGAAAAGGtctaggaattttatagaaataaaaagttttatcagTCTTTTATTTGAATTAATTATAATTCTTCATAAATGTTATCTCTACTGAGGCTTTAAATATACAAACCAATTTAAACTTCACAAATGTCAGCCCTAATAATGTCAActcaattctgttttttttttttttttcgttttcctTTTCAACTCAATTCTAATGTAATTAGAAGACTcagtccctggtgactcagtgttaaagaatcctcctgcagtactggtaacccaggttcaatccctggatcaggaagaccccctggagaaggaaatggcaacccactccagtattcttgcctggagaattccatggacaggggagcctggcgggctacagtccatggggttgccaagagccagacacgactgagcaactgaaactcttacttttttttcatgatttagtCAGAGGACAGACAGCACACTCACAAAGTACTGGGCAGGCAGGTAGCTCAAAGGAGTGAAGTAGGCTTCACAGCCAAGAAGGACCACGACAATCTACCACTACTCAGCTCTAGCCAACTGTTACTTTGaggaataaagacaaaaaaacagtaacaataaaATCGACACTCTGCTAATCTAAAGTAAAtccagggacttttctggtggcccTGTGGTTGAAgcttcatgcttccaatgcaggggacccgggttcgatccctggtcagggaactagatcccacataacacaactgaaaaaaaaaaaaaaatcccacacactgcagctaaagaccctacatgccacaactaagacctggtgcagccaaataaataagcacGTCTCCAGGCTAGATTTGGTACATGGACTACTGGGTGGCTAAGAACTGCTCTGAGCCAGAATAATCTACATCAGCTCTGATTCTAACACATTTCATAAACTTGTCCAAGTTACATAATTTAAgtttcagtctcctcatctgtacctgtttttttttttaatgaaattagaTAATGTATATGCTCAAAAAATTGTACCTCAAAGTTATCATTAGatgctaaaaaaaacaaaaacaaaaaggaaacagataAAGAGCAGTAGCAATTTAAGTCCCCCTTCTATCTGACCGTGGGGTTTATTTCTCAAACTCCTAACACCTAGTCCCAACTTTTTTCTCACCCACAGGCTATTTTCTTTACCACCAATGCCTTCTCCTCCCTCAGGTTAACTCAAGGCCTACCTCACAGCTCGTCCATACCCTTCCTTTACTTCAGACCATTCTCCACTTCCCTTTTCTTTGAAAGCACTTTCAGGACTGACACTGAAACCATCTTACTGTTGAACATCAAGGTATAATTAAGAAATCCTGAGTGCGGTAGTTTTTCTCCCCTAATCTTTGAGCACTGTGCAAGCTGCGAACTCCTTACAACAGcccaaagaatccatctgcactTTCATTGAACAATGCTTTCATCTATATTTCTTCCCTGTTAATGTTCGTTCAAGTGATAATAAAGAACCAAAGAAATTAAATGTCAAACCATACTaacaaaaaaattcatttctaagCAAATAGATTTGAAAACAACTTCAAAAACCTATCCAATGTTCTTCTTTAAAAGGAAGTTTGAGTTAAGAACAATTTAGTTTCCTTACTTCATTCTAATTACAGGTATCCcaccccaaaaaaacaaaacaaaacaaaacaaaacaaaaccaccttTTCCCAAAAAGCTATGCCTGATTTTctcaaaaagaaattatattgaCTTCAGCTCATATGAACAAACAATATTCTTCATGTATATTTTGACAGCAATCCAGAACCGTGACTCTTTGAAACTTCTTGGTATCAAAATAACATTATGGTGTCTTTCCCGGAAAATGCAGAGTCGCAAATTTTGGTATGCAATTTCAGGAAGTTCAAAGTATCCAAGGATCTTCAGTGGATCCACCACTCCCCGCCCCTACCCCTCTCCGTTAAGAATTCGTGCTAAATAAGAGGtttgtttctattattaaatGTTTTGCATATTCTGAAAAAAGTCATCCTTAAGACAACCTTTAGCTCTTCTATTAAATGGGGAAGCAGCTTCCCTTTCAATTGTCACTACTTCCTAGCTGCCATCCTGACAGctgatagaaaatagaaaattgagCGCTTACCTCCGAGAAATTAACAGCCAAAGGAATGATTCCAGCCACGTAACAGCCCACCAACATAGCCAGAGACAGCAGGCTAATGGAGATGAAATCatccattctgccttctttattcaTCCAATACCACTAGTCTATAATTTTTCGGGAGCTCAGGTCCTTAAACACGTGTGACTGTTCCAAGGGAACAGGTGGACTTTCCAGTTCTTTCGTCCTCCCCACCGGCAGATGCGTTCACGAGGCACTTCTCTCTTGAACGTATCTGTAAAGAGCCCCCTTTTTGCTGATACTAGAGACAACTTTCAGCAATCTTAGGTCCCAGCCCGTAAGTTTTCATATACCAGTCACTGGATTCCCATGGGTTAACAGAGATGAGAAGTCAATGGGAAACTATACGAAGGAGCTATTGGTTCAATCGTCGGAATACGGCAGCACAATGGGCCTATTTCCTCCACAAGCAATGCGCCCGATGGCAGCAAGAAAAGGACGAAAACCCCAGTGAACTAGTTCGTTCTCCCTGCTCCCTTATCTCCCTGGGGCACCCCGCAGGTGATCGCCCCCCCAGCTCCGGGACCAGCCCACCAACCACGGCAAACTCTCCTCCGAGTCTAGAGTGAGGAAAGGCGTCCTGCAGGCCGGTAATGGCGGGTCGTAGGGTTCAGCAGTGAAGCTGATACAAAGCTGTCTCTACCCTATACCCAGTGCTGCCCGTGTTACTCCACTCCGAGGGGCCTTGACCCGGAGCCACCGATACTACAGCTGCCATGGCCGCCAAGTGGCACCTCTTCTTTACATCCACTTCCGGATTGCCTTACAGCCCCCTCCTTTAGAAGGGTACTTCCGGGGTTACAACAGACCTATGCCCCAGGGTTCTTATACAGCCGCCATTTTTGAGTGGGGCCACTGAAAGATGGCTTGTGTCACTGTCTATACCGGTGATCACTTTAGCCGCGCATCTAATAACGCGAGTACCGAAAATCGTGTCTAGaaaaaagctctttttttttcaagttccgATACGTTCCCTGTGTGCTTCCTTTCCCTTATCCAAGATGGCTGAAACAGGGTCACTCTCTGCTCTAGCTGCCGGAAATCTGTGCGCCTCTATGGTCCGAAAGGTTCTTTCGCGGTGCGCCTCTGACGACTTCCGGCGGCTCCTCTCGCGGGGATTGGCTGTTAGCGGCGTTGCGGGTAAGCTCGTGTGCGACGACGGCGGCGGCGGAGTCGGCATCGGCTGCAGCGGGAGACTTTGGCGCGATGGTGAGAGAGGCCTAACCGGCTCCCCGAACCCCTAACCCCCGCCGGGGCGACCCCCGCCCATATatctccccaccccatccagcGCGAGCGTGCTGCTGCTCGGCCCTCCAGCTTGTGGGTCGACTCTTCTCCTTCCCGCCGCGGAGACACTGGGCCTGGCGCTAGGCCCTGGGTCCCGGGTCCGCCCCGCGGTTGCGCTCCCGCCTGCTGGCTCGGGCGAGGCGTGCGTTGCGGAGGTTGCTTTTTCTTCCGTTTGCTGCTTGGTAGAGGCAGGCGTGGGGGTGCTGCTCTTTCCCTTCAAACGCCCCAGCCTACTATAGGAACAATGGCCGAAGGATGTTTGACAATTCCGTCCCGAAGCTGACAGAGTGAATGTGCTGCATCCCCCGTGTGGACCGGGAGGGAACATCTTTGCTTTGTAGCGTGCTTTCCCGACCACATTcccttttgtttttctgggctctgccttttttgaaaaaatacattttccctcttttctaaGACCTTTAGGGGCCGATTTggtgtccccctccccctccagccaTCCATCTTGTGCTTATCTTTATTTATAGTCTTCTTGGGTCTGGAAGCTGAAAAGATAGATTCACCTCAGGGTCCACTTTCCTTAGAATCTGAGTGGAATGGGTGAAGGGTTGTTTTTTGGGCttgtgtgtctgttttgtaaTCTGCAAAAAAGGAGATGCTCACGAGGATTCCAAGTCATCGTGGTTGCTTCCACACTTTAATTTTCGTTTTCTGGTTGCTGCAGATTAACAGATCATGCAGCTGTTGTTAACAAGGAATTTTTTCAGGTCGTAGTTTTCTGGATTGAGATAGGTTAGTGTTTGACCCAACATAGTTTCCCAAGGAGGACTGGGAATTAGGAGATTGGATTTCCAGTTCCTGTCTTAActagcagtgtgaccttgagcaagtcatttcaCTTCggagtttccttctttctctgcctttatttggtattatttttaaatgcttagatTAAAATCTGGGAATATGACAGCAGTTATTATGAACACCCCATTATCATTGAGCAGTTATCAGTGATAATTTTTTATCATTCCGTGTAGAATTGAAAATTGGAATTTGTATTTAAAGTGAATACTGGTTCAAAAGTCTTAAATATTggttcaatttcttttcttttattcttctttcttttctttttggtagtTTGAGAGATGCATTGTATTGTAGTATTTCTGTAACAGTAGAATGACTGACTGTTCTTAGGGTTCATGTTTGTGAGACTTTAAAAACAGATTAACAGATTAACTCTTCATTAGAGTGAATCATAACTGCTTGGCAAACAGGATATCATTAAGGTAATTctgcataacttttttttttaggtttcacaatgttatttttctattgtggcaaatatcaatagatatatatattcctgtatgtacttatatttttatcgcttatttatttattactgctCATTCCCCTAAGAAAGAGTAACCTAAGGAATGCCGGACCAAATCTGTTCAGAAGAAGGAAAGATCTGATAATTTTGTTGACAGTTTTGTAAATTTAGCCATTCCTTGTTCCTAATTTTTAAGCCTTGTCTTTGGGCAGTAAGTATTAAGAATAGTAAACTTAGTTCAGTTTCACTTTAAGGGTAAATATAAAAAGCAGCATACTGTATAGCCATTTTCATATCTTTACTCTCAAGTGAATTGGTCCTTATTTCTTATtagaataagaagaaaattaatgTAGTAGCAACTGGTCTAGCTAGTATGTGGGACAGGTCCTTTTGCAGGAATGTCAGTATAGTTTCTATAAAGTTACTTTCTTCTCAACATATGAGCCATTGGAACTATTGGTGGTTTTTAAATAACCAGTAATCTAACATTCTGTGTTCTCTGACTTTTGATCACTGTTTAAGAAAGGCCTCAACTGTGTCCAGGTCTTTATAGGTGAGCATTACTTTCCATCTCTTGTCATCAAGGTCTATCTCAGATCCTCGCAGACTTTTAATCAGAATGACTGCTTCTTGGTGGAGAGGGAGGAGTATGAGAAATCCCTTTGTCACATTGTGTTCAAAGTTCTATTTGGGCGGGGGCAGTGCTTATTCAGAAACTCTACATAGCTATTTCAGTTGCAGTTTGTTGGTCATTAAAAAGTCTGATCATTTCAGAACGTTTGGTTCCTGTCCTTAAgaggtttgttttttattaaaaactagtacagcagaagagaagaatttgttgttcagccactcagtcatgtccaactctttgcgacaccaggcttccctgcccttcaccatctcctgaagatTATAAATAGTTTGATTTAGCATTGGGTTTACAGTGAGGTTACATCATATTTGAATTAAGTGAACCTTACacacttggcaaaaaaaaaatagaaggggtTATACTTTCAACAGACCAATGTTCTGGAGATATTTTTAGTTGTCACACATTGGGAGGAGGGCGTGGGAGTTTTTACTGGGAATAGGCTAGGAATACCGCCATCCttcaatgcacaggacagcctctGCAACAAGGAATCTTCCAGCCCCTGATGCAATAGTGCCAGAGTTGAGAAACCCTGAAATAGACCCATGAACAAAAGCTTGCTCCCCAGTGAGGGTGAGATGGAAGACGAAAGGATCTGCTGCTCTTGAGGCATCTTCACATTTCCTGTATCATCATCCTCTAGCTATTCTGTGACTCTAGTgcttaaaaatacaatattttagtATAACACAGCCTCTTATGGTGAGTCACCTACTGGGTGAATAATTTAATGGATTTTCTAGGGTAACATTAACTGTATATACTAATTTTAGATTGCCAGTTTATCTTACACCTTTAATGTTTGAGTCTAATCTCTGGATAAGATGTGATTTCACTGTAATGCTAAAGTTAGGAAAAACAGATTAATAAAGTGCTTGTAATCATtatagtgttttcctttttttctcttttcatcaaCCCATATCTGTTTTCATTAGGAATCTAATGGGATTAGAGTGACCAATGGATATAGAACACCTAAGCAGGTTTATAATCTGGCTGGGAAGAAAGgtgcaaaagagagaaaacagtacAAGGTAGTTTATGCTGAGAATTTAACAGGCAGTGAGTTTGAGAGAGCAGTTGTTAAGGACTGGGAGACTAAGACCTTACAGAAAAGCTGTGACTCAAGCTTCTGCCGCTGCGCTTGGGCAGAGGCGTTGATATTGCAGAAAGAGCACTCTGATTAATAGTGTTTTAATAACCAACGAAAATTGTGTGGTAATGGGGATTTTATCCCATACTATGAATTTCTCAAATACTGAGTTAGAAACTTATATTGATATCACTTTTCCCTGTGCAGTCTCACACCATCTTGCTGGTACAGCCTACCAAGAGGCCAGAAGGCAGAACTTATGCTGACTATGAATCTGTGAATGAGTGTATGGAAGGTAAGTTTAAACACTAATCAAGGGGTAGAAATCATTGATTTTGTTTTGGGGGTGGTGAGGGGTTGGGGGCTGGACGTGGGATGGGCTATAGAGGCTCCTGGCCCCCACGCTAGCTGCATCCACACTAGCTGGTCCACGCTTGCTCCCAGGGTGAGAGTGATAAGTGCTGAGACTCTCAGGTGTCTTGAGTTTGTTTACCCTGACATTCACTATTATGTTTACTTTTTAGAATCAAGCTCATATATATCGTGACTTTCCCAGGCCTCTGCTTGTTttgtaaatattctttatttgttaTTTGTTACTGTGCTGTGTAAATATTTTATAGGTATCCCTTATATAGTCTAGTTAAACTCAATAGTTATTAAAACAGGCTTGAGAAACCTAATAGTGCCTACACAACCTAATAGTCTAATTActaaacaaacattaaaagctGAGATGTCCATCAGaatgttaagaaataaaaaattagctCAGTGAATAAAGGCAAATGGAACCAAATCAGTATAATTTATTGTATGTTTGATAAGCTGGCACCACCGTGAAGGGAGGTATTAACCCTCAATAAACCATTAGACGAGAGTACATAGATTGGATCATCACAAATCAGATTCATCCTGTGTCCTTTCATTGCATCACTAAATTATTACATCCAGTAAACCACTTGTGTACACCCTGCACCCTTGCTAGCAAATTGCACATTCTTCACCTGTTCCTGTAAAGATTTTATAGGAATATAAAATTTGCTGCTGGCATGTCCCTGGAATTGTTGATTATCTGAAGCTAATTGGATTAGGCTTAGAAATCTCTTCTAAAACCAATGATGGGTAGACCTCCAGGGGACAAAAAGCTACTCATAATCAGAAATGGCTCCTCCGATTTTATTCTCATCTTTAAAGACGAGCAACGCTtgtgttctttccttttctcaagtCCCTTCCTCTGCTGATGGCCTTACTTGCCATTAAGGTAGACTTCGTGCACACACTCTAGATTGTTGCTTTATCTGTATTATCATGTTTGGCCTTTGATTCTGCAATACTCTTTACTAACCTTTGCTGATTTTAGGGaaggagtgaactccgggagttggtgatggacagggaggcctggcgtgctgcgattcatggggtcgcaaagagtcggacatgactgagcgactgaactgaacttaaaaatttaatacaCTTAATTTCTAGAGCAGTTTTAGGCTTAAAGGAAAATTGAACAGAAAGTACAGAGGGTTCCCATGTACTTCTCCCTATCCCCAGTTTCCCCTATTAATGAcaccttccctggtagtccagtggttcagactgcTTCCAATACAGAGGGCTCAGGttcccctggtcagggaactaaggtcctgtatgccacacacacccctcccctccccgccccgccaaAAAAAGAATATGAGGTATGGTGCATTTGTTACAGTTGGTGAAGCAGAATGCAGTCCATAGTTTCTTTGGGGATTCATTTTTTGTGCTGTGCAGTGCTGTGGATGTTGCCAAATGTGTAATGTCATGTATTCACCATTACAGTATCTTACTGTAATGTTGAGAATATTCTCACTGCCCTAAAATCCTCCGTGTTCCCCTAGTCATCCCTCTTCACCTCACTCCCtgccccctggcaaccactggtctCTGCTACCtccattgttttgctttttccagaatgtcatagatTAGAATCATTGAGGTAGCTCTTTCCGGAtcagcttctttcatttagcaatgTGTTTAAGCTTCTTCCATGCCTTTTTGTGGCTTTctagctcttttttctttttaaattagaaatggtggtttattttccattttaaaagttaaaatggaAATACTGGAATCAGTTCTCACATGGTGGTTGCCAAATAGTAATTAtcttactttcttatttttctttgttatagTAGTTAATATTCGTCTGGGATACAGAGCTTTCCCTCCCCTcatcccttttttaaaattaatagacttagttttttagagtagttttggGTTTACAGGAAAGTTGATCAGAAAGTACGGTTCTGCCATAGCCCCTGCGTTGCCCCTCCCAGTTTTCCCAATTATTTACACCCTGTGTTAGTGTGGTACATTTGTTCGAATTGTAGAATCAGTGCTGGcacattattaactaaagtctagTTTGCGTTAATGTTCACTCTTTGCTTTGAGCATTGTGTGGATTTTGACATGTGCAACGACATGTGTCTAACATTTAGTACCCTGAAAATCCCCTGTGCTCCACCTGCTCACCCATCTCTCCCCTAAacagcaaccactgatctttttaatgtctttatagtTTCATCTTTTCAGAATATTGTATGGTTGAAATTATAGTATGCAGCCTTTTCAGATCAgctctttcacttcacttcagttgctctgtcgtgtttgactgtctgtgaccccatggactgcagcataccaggcctccctgtccatcaccaactcccggagcctactcaaactcatgtccatcgcgttggtgatgccatccaaccatctcatcctctgttgtatgCTTTTAAGATGTCGCCATGTCTTTCATGGCCTGGTAGctcatttcattttgttgttgaataatactccattgtatgggtATAACACGGTTTGGTTATCCATCACCTGTTGAAGGATATCTTGCTTGCTTACGGGTTTTGTCAGTGAATAAGCTGCTATGCACATTCCtgtgtaggtttttgtgtggacctaAGCTTTCAACTCCTTTCGGTAAGTACTGAGGAGTGTGATTGTCAGATCATCTGGTAAGACTGTATTTATCTTTGTAAGAAACAGACAAGCTGTCTTCACATGTGGCTGTATCACTTTGCATTCCCTGCagtaatgaatgagagttcctgtggTGGCACTTGGTGtcgtcagtgttttggattttttgcCATCCTAATAGGTGTATAATGATGCCTCATTTCAGTTTGCAATTTCCTCATgtcatgatgttgagcatcttttcataatgCGTATTTTCCTTGTGTATATTTCTCTGTTGAGGTGTCTGTTCAcatcttctgcctgttttttaattgagttgtttgttttcccaTTGTTGAGTGTTAggaattgtttgtatatttttgataataGTTTCATCTCAGTGGTCCCCAGCCATTTTGGTACCAGGAACCAGTtttatggaagacagtttttccatggactgtaggggattggcgggggttgggggggggggttgtgtgtgtggttttgagATGATTTGAgggcattgcatttattgtgcactttatttctattattattgttaaatCAGCTCCATGTCAAATCATCAGGAATttgatcccagaggttggggacccctgttttatcagatacatgttttgcaaagattttcttctagtctgtggcttgtgttttcactttcattgacaGTGTCCTCTGAAGTACAAAAGgcttaaattttgatgaagtccagccTATCTAAGAAGCTTAtccaaagtcacaaagatttgtgcctacattttcttccaagagttttataattttgactTAGATTTAAGTCTCTGGGCCATTGTGAGTGACTGTTTATACATGGCATGAGAGCGGTCTGGGTTTCTTCTTTTGCGTATGAATGCACAGTTGTCCTAGCACCCTTTGTTGATAAAATACTCTTTCTCTATTGATTTTGTCTTGGTATCCTTTTGGGAAAGCAGTTGACCATAAATGTGAGGGTTTTGTGGACTCCTGTTTCTGTTCCATTAGTCTGTATGCCTGTCTTCATGGATAagcagtaccacactgtcttgattacagTTTTGTAGTTTTGTGATGAGTTCTGGAATGAGGAAATGTGTGTCtttcttccaactttgttcttttccaaGATTGTTGTGGCTGTCCTGGACCCCTGTATTTCTGTGTTAAGTTTAGGGTCAGCTTGTCAGTTTCTGCAGAAGTACCTCAGGTTTTGACATGGATTGTTGAATCTAGATCATTTGGGGGAGTATTTAATACTAAGTCGCCCAGTCCATGAACCTGAGATAGCATTctgtttatttaaatctttacTGTCAGTGAcattttacagttttcagagtgTCTTATGTctcttttattgaatttatttgcaagaattctgttcttttctgatgttgttcatttcattttcagtgtttttattgttggggtatagaaatataattgatttttgtataatgATTTTACATCATACAGTCTTACCAGCCTGATTTATTAGTTGTAATAGTTTGTGTTTTGTAGTTTCCTTAAGGTATTCTGTATGCATTTCTAGAGATAGGTACACTTCTTCCATTCCAGTGTGAATGCcagttatttcttttccttgccaaATCACCCTTACTAGAGCCTCCAGTGCGATGTTGAACATGACTCAAGTGAGAAGAGCTGGTGTTCTAGTCTGACTGGGAAAGCATTGTCTTTTGCCACTAAGTATGATGGTAGCTGTGGGTTAGTGCCGCAATTAGTTAATTTTCctggtttttatttcctttccattcaCCCTTTCTATTCAGGAACTCCTAAGTGATATTTCTGATCACAGTGTAGTGAACCAAGCTTTATTAAGATAGCTTTTGATAACTCTGTGGTTGGCTGTTACTTTTTATTAGGAAATCTATGAAATCAGTTTGGAGGTACACAAAGACCTATATGTACAGGGTAGGACAAAGTATTGTGATATAAGCATGTAGCACTACTCATATCTAAAGTTCATACAATTGTAAGATCTTGGTTTTCCCCTCTCTTAGGTGTTTGTAAAATGTATGAAGAACATCTGAAGAGAATGAATCCCAACAGCCCCTCTATCACATATGACATCAGTCAGTTGTTTGATTTTATTGATGACCTGGCAGACCTCAGCTGC includes these proteins:
- the ERH gene encoding enhancer of rudimentary homolog — protein: MSHTILLVQPTKRPEGRTYADYESVNECMEGVCKMYEEHLKRMNPNSPSITYDISQLFDFIDDLADLSCLVYRADTQTYQPYNKDWIKEKIYVLLRRQAQQAGK